The Achromobacter pestifer genome includes a region encoding these proteins:
- a CDS encoding LysR family transcriptional regulator: MDLRQLRYFVAVAEELHFGRAAKRLSISQPPLSFNIRQLETSLGMELLRRTTREVALTEAGKVIYREALKLLALARDAEEQARRAAKGESGAVHIGFVGSSFLTRLASDVRAYAVARPEVEVVLYELNSYEQIDALQRGQIDIGIVHPRVLPAGVASRVLHREDFVCLLPATHPLAGLEAIDAQQLQHDDFVLFPRDFSPGYYDKILALCLQAGFTPHIRHKVRNMLTIATLVSHEFGVSLVPASLGKVQLPNLACRPLTHASTPSDLRGIWRHDERQPAVLAMLEQLAAPQA; the protein is encoded by the coding sequence ATGGATCTGCGTCAACTCCGCTACTTCGTGGCCGTTGCCGAGGAGTTGCATTTCGGCAGGGCCGCCAAGCGCCTGTCCATCAGCCAGCCGCCCCTCAGCTTCAACATCCGCCAGCTGGAAACCTCGCTGGGCATGGAACTGCTGCGGCGCACCACCCGCGAAGTGGCGCTGACCGAGGCCGGCAAGGTGATCTATCGGGAAGCCTTGAAGCTGCTGGCGCTGGCGCGCGACGCCGAGGAACAGGCGCGGCGCGCGGCCAAGGGCGAAAGCGGCGCCGTGCATATCGGCTTCGTGGGTTCGTCGTTCCTGACGCGGCTGGCGTCCGATGTCCGGGCCTATGCGGTGGCGCGTCCGGAAGTCGAAGTGGTCCTGTACGAACTCAACAGCTATGAGCAGATCGACGCGCTGCAACGTGGCCAGATCGACATCGGGATCGTGCATCCCCGGGTGCTGCCGGCGGGCGTCGCGTCGCGCGTGCTGCACCGCGAAGACTTCGTCTGCCTGCTGCCGGCAACGCATCCCCTGGCCGGACTCGAGGCGATCGACGCGCAGCAGTTGCAACACGACGACTTCGTGCTGTTTCCGCGGGATTTCTCGCCCGGCTACTACGACAAGATACTGGCGCTTTGCCTGCAGGCCGGCTTCACGCCGCATATCCGGCACAAGGTGCGGAACATGCTGACGATCGCCACCTTGGTATCGCACGAGTTCGGCGTGTCCCTGGTCCCGGCCTCGCTGGGGAAAGTGCAATTGCCCAACCTGGCCTGCCGCCCGCTGACGCATGCGTCCACCCCGTCGGACCTGCGCGGCATCTGGCGCCAC
- a CDS encoding Bug family tripartite tricarboxylate transporter substrate binding protein codes for MRIPSLIALAASALLAATAAQAQDYPRMPIRLIVPYAAGGMTDVVARVIGQKLGERLGQPVIVENRAGAATIIGAEMVANAKPDGYTLLAATNTTLTINPWLYPKLPYDAVKSFAPIALVATTPSVIVVNPKVPAQTLEQFVQLAQAKPGEFSYASYGAGSTAHLAGEMLRSRTKVNLLHVPYKGSAPAKAAVMGGEVSVTFEPAFTGLPQIQAGKLTALAVMSDKRSAVLPQLSTTAELGYPDMKMSAWVGILAPSGTPPAIVKSLSGAIEQIMVQADVRDALLRSGGEPVGYFGDAFSAYMREESARYGQVIKDANIRID; via the coding sequence GTGCGTATCCCTAGCCTCATCGCGCTGGCCGCCAGCGCATTGCTTGCCGCCACCGCCGCCCAAGCCCAGGACTATCCCCGCATGCCCATCCGTCTCATCGTGCCGTACGCGGCGGGCGGAATGACCGACGTGGTCGCGCGCGTCATCGGCCAGAAGCTCGGAGAACGGCTGGGCCAGCCGGTGATCGTGGAAAACCGGGCGGGCGCCGCCACCATCATCGGCGCGGAGATGGTGGCCAATGCCAAGCCCGATGGCTACACCTTGCTGGCGGCAACCAACACCACGCTGACGATCAATCCCTGGCTGTACCCGAAACTGCCCTATGACGCGGTCAAGAGCTTTGCGCCGATTGCGCTGGTCGCCACCACGCCCAGCGTCATCGTCGTCAATCCGAAGGTCCCCGCGCAGACGCTGGAACAGTTCGTGCAGCTGGCCCAGGCCAAGCCGGGCGAGTTCAGCTATGCCTCGTACGGCGCCGGTTCGACGGCGCACCTGGCCGGCGAGATGCTGAGATCCAGGACAAAGGTCAATCTGCTGCACGTGCCGTACAAGGGCAGCGCGCCGGCCAAGGCGGCGGTGATGGGCGGCGAAGTCTCCGTCACGTTCGAGCCCGCGTTCACGGGCTTGCCGCAGATCCAGGCGGGCAAGCTGACCGCGCTGGCCGTCATGAGCGACAAGCGCTCCGCGGTGTTGCCGCAGTTGTCGACCACGGCGGAACTGGGCTATCCGGACATGAAGATGTCCGCATGGGTCGGAATCCTGGCGCCATCGGGCACGCCGCCCGCCATCGTCAAGTCGCTGAGCGGCGCGATCGAACAGATCATGGTCCAGGCGGACGTGCGGGATGCCTTGCTGCGTTCGGGAGGAGAGCCGGTGGGTTACTTCGGCGACGCCTTCAGCGCCTACATGCGCGAGGAAAGCGCGCGTTACGGGCAGGTCATCAAAGACGCCAACATCCGCATCGATTAA
- a CDS encoding CaiB/BaiF CoA transferase family protein, whose protein sequence is MSIKPLSHIRVLDLTRVLAGPWCTQNLADLGADVTKIERPGAGDDTRGWGPPWMPDAEGRPREDSGYYASANRGKKSVTVDISTAEGQDIIRRLAADSDVLVENYKVGTLARYGLGYEDLRADNPALVYCSITGFGQTGPYRHRPGYDFIFQGMGGLMSVTGEADGLPGGGPQKVGVAVADITTGMYASLAIAAALAWRERSGQGQHIDMALLDCVLAFGSNPAVNYLVSGKAPRRYGNAHANAVPYQVFDTQDGRLIVAVGNDSQFAAYCQEIQRPDLAQDPRYAKVSGRLTHRDTLLPLLAEIMKTDTSTAWQRRLELAGVPSGPINTYSETFADPQVVHRGLRVDLPLSTGGTCPGIASPMRFSATPLDHAAGPPVLGEHTRDVLTQRLGLSDAALTQLRAAGVI, encoded by the coding sequence ATGAGCATCAAACCGCTTTCCCACATCCGCGTACTCGACCTGACCCGCGTGCTGGCAGGACCCTGGTGCACCCAGAATCTTGCCGACCTGGGCGCCGACGTGACCAAGATCGAGCGCCCCGGCGCGGGTGACGACACCCGAGGTTGGGGCCCGCCCTGGATGCCCGATGCCGAGGGCCGGCCGCGCGAGGATTCCGGCTACTACGCGTCGGCCAATCGCGGCAAGAAATCCGTGACCGTGGACATTTCCACCGCCGAAGGCCAGGACATCATCCGCCGCCTGGCCGCGGATTCCGATGTGCTGGTCGAGAACTACAAGGTTGGCACGCTGGCGCGCTATGGATTGGGCTACGAAGACCTGCGCGCCGACAATCCCGCGCTGGTCTATTGCTCGATCACGGGATTCGGGCAGACCGGGCCCTACCGGCACCGGCCGGGCTACGACTTCATTTTCCAGGGCATGGGCGGCCTCATGAGCGTCACGGGCGAGGCGGATGGGCTGCCGGGAGGAGGCCCGCAGAAAGTGGGGGTCGCGGTGGCGGACATCACGACCGGCATGTACGCCAGCCTGGCGATTGCCGCAGCCTTGGCCTGGCGCGAACGCAGCGGGCAGGGGCAGCACATAGACATGGCCTTGCTGGACTGCGTGCTGGCGTTCGGCAGCAACCCCGCGGTCAATTACCTGGTGTCCGGCAAGGCGCCCAGGCGCTATGGCAACGCGCACGCCAACGCGGTGCCATACCAGGTGTTCGATACGCAGGACGGACGCTTGATCGTGGCCGTGGGCAACGACAGCCAGTTCGCGGCCTATTGCCAGGAGATCCAGCGGCCGGACCTGGCGCAGGATCCGCGCTACGCCAAGGTCAGCGGGCGTCTGACCCATCGCGACACGCTGCTGCCCCTGCTGGCTGAAATCATGAAGACGGACACCAGCACGGCGTGGCAACGGCGTCTGGAACTTGCGGGGGTGCCCAGCGGACCCATCAACACGTACTCCGAGACGTTCGCCGACCCGCAGGTCGTGCACCGCGGCCTGCGCGTGGATTTGCCCTTGTCGACGGGCGGAACCTGCCCGGGCATCGCCAGCCCCATGCGGTTCTCGGCGACGCCGCTGGACCATGCCGCGGGTCCGCCCGTGTTGGGCGAGCACACCAGGGACGTGCTGACGCAGCGTCTCGGCTTGTCGGACGCCGCGCTGACGCAACTGCGCGCTGCCGGCGTCATCTGA
- a CDS encoding acyl-CoA dehydrogenase family protein codes for MSFSARYDEYARPRPERSTQSSHFLAPDCAGLDFYALDRGLQDLLRLYLPAGAHAQLLPQFQRMGQLAGGRLNTLATVADKYPPVLHARTRWGEDEDWIEYHPAYQEMEHIAFADFQFHAMSHRAGVLGCDAPLPPVAKYALQYLFVQSEFGQMCPISVSDTSIHLIRKFGSPALQERLLPRMLSSDPAVLWKGTQFMTEKTGGSDVGALETVARHADGIWRLHGEKWFCSHTDADVALLLARPEGAPGGTRGLALFAMPRRLEDGSRNAYRIVRLKDKLGTRSMASGEIRLEGAQAYLVGEADQGLKHMMEQVNLSRLSHGVRAAAMMRRCLNEAMLAARHRRAFGRDVMAYPLLRRQLLKLLTPTEAALSMVMAAADIMRRAQEGDSAAAQGLRLLTPLLKLRTCRDNITVATGAMEIRGGNGYIEDFVNARLVRDAHIGVLWEGTSNINALDAIQRAVRKDRAHEALSALLETRLEEAAAVPAAWRATLRACLRRAVGLAQAVGAEEKHEAQVRRAASALYYASAAVFMAWESCQPGVDARRLLLADAVLRHYLLPADPLRDAGEGGETQGDTLMLQEAPLTLAQVLPALAAPA; via the coding sequence ATGTCATTTTCAGCCAGATACGATGAATACGCACGCCCGCGTCCCGAGCGGTCTACGCAGAGCTCCCACTTCCTCGCGCCCGACTGCGCGGGCCTGGACTTCTACGCGCTGGATCGGGGCCTGCAGGATCTGCTGAGGCTATACCTGCCTGCCGGCGCGCATGCGCAGCTGTTGCCGCAGTTCCAGCGCATGGGGCAATTGGCGGGGGGGCGTCTCAATACCTTGGCGACCGTGGCCGACAAGTATCCACCCGTGCTGCATGCGCGCACGCGCTGGGGCGAGGACGAAGACTGGATCGAGTACCACCCGGCCTATCAGGAGATGGAACATATCGCCTTTGCGGACTTCCAGTTCCACGCCATGAGCCATCGCGCCGGCGTGCTGGGCTGCGACGCGCCGCTGCCGCCCGTGGCGAAGTACGCGCTGCAATACCTGTTCGTCCAGTCCGAGTTCGGCCAGATGTGTCCGATCAGCGTATCGGATACCTCGATTCATCTGATCAGAAAATTCGGCAGTCCGGCCCTGCAGGAAAGACTGCTGCCGCGCATGCTGTCCAGCGACCCTGCCGTGCTCTGGAAGGGGACGCAATTCATGACGGAGAAGACCGGCGGATCCGATGTGGGAGCCCTGGAAACCGTTGCCCGCCATGCTGACGGGATCTGGCGCCTGCATGGAGAAAAATGGTTCTGCTCGCACACCGACGCGGACGTCGCCTTGCTGCTGGCCCGCCCCGAAGGCGCGCCCGGGGGCACGCGCGGCTTGGCCCTGTTTGCGATGCCGCGCCGCCTGGAAGACGGCAGCCGCAACGCCTATCGCATCGTCCGGCTGAAGGACAAGCTGGGCACGCGTTCGATGGCCAGCGGCGAAATCCGCCTGGAAGGCGCCCAGGCATACCTGGTGGGGGAGGCGGACCAGGGGCTCAAGCACATGATGGAGCAGGTCAACCTGTCGCGCCTGTCGCACGGCGTGCGCGCAGCGGCGATGATGCGGCGCTGCCTGAACGAGGCCATGCTGGCCGCGCGCCATCGGCGTGCGTTCGGACGCGATGTCATGGCCTATCCGCTGCTGCGCCGCCAACTGCTGAAACTGCTGACGCCGACGGAAGCGGCCTTGTCCATGGTCATGGCGGCGGCGGACATCATGCGGCGCGCCCAGGAAGGCGATTCGGCCGCCGCGCAGGGTTTGCGGCTGCTGACGCCGCTGCTCAAGCTGCGCACCTGCCGGGACAACATCACCGTGGCGACGGGCGCGATGGAGATACGCGGCGGCAACGGCTACATCGAGGACTTCGTCAATGCCCGGCTGGTCCGCGACGCGCATATCGGCGTGCTCTGGGAAGGCACCAGCAACATCAATGCGCTCGACGCGATTCAGCGGGCCGTGCGCAAGGACCGGGCGCACGAGGCGCTGTCCGCGTTGCTGGAAACCAGGCTTGAGGAGGCGGCCGCCGTACCCGCCGCCTGGCGCGCCACGTTGCGGGCTTGCCTGCGCCGGGCAGTCGGGCTGGCCCAGGCGGTCGGGGCAGAGGAAAAACACGAGGCGCAGGTGCGCCGCGCGGCGTCCGCGCTCTATTACGCGTCGGCGGCGGTCTTCATGGCCTGGGAAAGCTGCCAGCCCGGCGTGGATGCCAGGCGTCTGCTGCTGGCGGATGCCGTGCTGCGCCACTATCTGCTTCCCGCCGATCCCTTGCGCGATGCGGGCGAGGGCGGCGAGACGCAAGGCGATACGCTGATGCTGCAAGAGGCGCCCTTGACGCTGGCGCAGGTGCTGCCTGCGCTGGCTGCGCCCGCCTGA
- a CDS encoding metallophosphoesterase family protein, which translates to MTHFLHTADWQIGRQYGQFETDDAAMLAEARFDVVARIAALAAERGVDAVLVAGDVFDTQGVSDRTIRRLFAAMAGYGGPWVMIAGNHDAALADSVWSRAMQLGCIPPNVHVPLRTGVVDLAAVNLAVLAAPLTQRHTYDDVTQAFDALETAPGRIRVGLAHGSVAGRLPDTIDATNPIAADRAARARLDYLALGDWHGCLSIDERTWYAGTPEQDRFRGNEPGHALHVHIEAPGAVPVVERLATGRYRWSAWSETLSLPSDAQALAARMAELRAEDVLRLEVQGHVNLETWEALQRAVAQAAAQVRALLPDLSGLLLEPDEADLAELRASGYVGEVATQLQALQADPDQTAVAGEALRLLLRFQRESAAPGAAK; encoded by the coding sequence ATGACCCATTTCCTGCATACCGCCGACTGGCAGATCGGCCGACAATACGGCCAGTTTGAAACCGACGACGCCGCCATGCTGGCCGAGGCCCGCTTCGACGTCGTGGCCCGCATCGCCGCGTTGGCGGCCGAACGCGGCGTCGATGCCGTGCTGGTGGCGGGCGACGTGTTCGATACGCAGGGCGTGTCGGACCGCACGATACGCCGCCTGTTCGCCGCCATGGCGGGCTATGGCGGACCCTGGGTCATGATCGCCGGCAACCATGACGCGGCGCTGGCCGACAGCGTCTGGAGCCGGGCGATGCAGCTGGGCTGCATCCCGCCCAATGTGCATGTGCCGCTGCGCACCGGGGTGGTCGATCTGGCGGCGGTCAATCTCGCCGTGCTGGCCGCGCCCTTGACGCAACGCCATACCTATGACGACGTGACCCAGGCCTTCGACGCGCTGGAAACCGCACCGGGCCGCATCCGCGTGGGCCTGGCGCACGGCAGCGTGGCGGGCCGCCTGCCCGACACCATAGATGCCACCAATCCCATCGCCGCGGATCGCGCGGCGCGCGCCCGGCTGGATTATCTGGCGCTGGGCGACTGGCATGGCTGCCTGTCCATCGATGAGCGCACCTGGTATGCCGGCACGCCGGAGCAGGACCGCTTTCGCGGCAATGAGCCCGGCCATGCGCTGCATGTGCATATCGAAGCGCCGGGCGCCGTGCCGGTGGTGGAGCGGCTGGCCACGGGCAGGTACCGCTGGTCGGCCTGGTCGGAAACGCTGAGCCTGCCCTCGGACGCGCAGGCGCTGGCCGCGCGCATGGCCGAGTTGCGCGCCGAGGACGTGTTGCGGCTGGAGGTGCAGGGGCACGTCAACCTGGAAACCTGGGAGGCGCTGCAACGCGCCGTTGCTCAGGCCGCGGCCCAGGTGCGCGCGCTGCTGCCAGACCTGTCCGGCCTGCTGCTGGAGCCGGACGAGGCCGACCTGGCCGAACTGCGCGCCAGCGGCTACGTGGGCGAAGTCGCCACGCAATTGCAGGCGCTGCAGGCGGACCCGGATCAAACCGCGGTCGCGGGCGAGGCCTTGCGGCTGCTGCTGCGGTTCCAGCGCGAAAGCGCCGCGCCGGGAGCCGCCAAATGA
- a CDS encoding AAA family ATPase, whose product MKLSRIALEEFRKFRQPMALEGLEDGLNLFVGPNEAGKSTVAAAIRSAFLERYSTSKVADLAPHGESGARPSVELEFTHAGHSYVLKKQFLSRARCELLIDGGAQRLDGEEAENALAALLGFELAGRGQSKPDLAGIPGLLWIQQGDGQNLQEAAGHAGAHLRDALTQLSGELASGDGDRLYERVAAERGALLDARNGRPKGAYKEAEDALARAAAERDECAQAMAQLNADVDRLAELRREHERAQAGEPWKDFEAKAAEARARLAALTKEREAFEGLRREQTQAAQTLALLQEQVRRDQQDEAELQALVDEARAARTRVEAAREPLARAQQQRQTHAAAVDAARQRVTAVQAVADRRDLEHQLAQLSAEIERLDGALKEATALIEQGSALKAEAMRIEIADADIEALRKSERELANLQLQQQASATRLSYQLEAGAQARLDGRILQGADEVLLTAAAELELPGVGRLRIEPGGKDLPALKREVDAAGAASAALLQRLDVQSLAQAEQRYARYGALLRELDGMRKALGIHAPKGMDVLRGQRDDALARRAQLQERLDKLPPAPQADGGDLPAALQALREAESVSAQAETALAAAQRAMDTDGARAQLLENQAAARSAELQSSERATQRQARAGRLAEVRSSHDELERRVREAQAALAGHRPELVEQDVLRYEKSAAIEREAQHKRHGEILQLQGKLDQAGAQGLGERLSEAEAACERLERRRADFARRAAALELLQQLLADKRAAATQRLQAPLARRLNHYLALLFPEADLRLDDALLPTALRRAGGEDLLSALSFGTREQLGILARFAYADLLREAGRPTLLLLDDALVHTDDARRDFMKRALFDAATRHQILMFTCHGEAWRDMGVEQRRIA is encoded by the coding sequence ATGAAGCTCTCGCGCATCGCCCTGGAAGAATTCCGCAAGTTCCGCCAGCCCATGGCGCTGGAGGGACTGGAGGACGGCCTGAATCTGTTCGTGGGCCCGAACGAAGCCGGCAAGAGCACGGTGGCCGCCGCCATTCGTTCCGCTTTTCTGGAACGCTACAGCACCAGCAAGGTCGCCGACCTGGCGCCGCACGGCGAATCCGGCGCGCGGCCCAGCGTGGAGCTGGAATTCACGCATGCCGGGCATAGCTATGTGCTGAAGAAGCAATTCCTGTCGCGCGCCCGCTGCGAGCTGCTGATCGACGGCGGCGCGCAGCGCCTGGATGGCGAGGAAGCCGAAAACGCGCTGGCCGCCTTGCTGGGTTTTGAATTGGCGGGACGCGGCCAGAGCAAGCCGGATCTGGCGGGCATACCTGGCCTGTTGTGGATCCAGCAGGGCGACGGCCAGAACCTGCAGGAAGCGGCCGGCCATGCGGGCGCGCATCTGCGCGACGCCTTGACGCAGTTGTCCGGCGAGCTGGCTTCCGGCGATGGCGACCGCCTGTACGAGCGCGTGGCCGCCGAGCGCGGCGCGCTGCTGGATGCGCGCAACGGCCGCCCCAAGGGCGCCTACAAAGAAGCCGAGGATGCGTTGGCGCGCGCCGCCGCCGAACGCGACGAGTGCGCGCAGGCCATGGCGCAGCTGAACGCCGACGTGGACCGCCTGGCCGAGCTGCGCCGCGAGCACGAGCGCGCCCAGGCCGGCGAGCCCTGGAAGGACTTCGAGGCCAAGGCGGCCGAAGCGCGTGCGCGCCTGGCGGCCCTGACCAAGGAGCGTGAGGCATTTGAAGGCCTGCGCCGCGAACAAACGCAGGCTGCGCAAACCCTGGCGCTATTGCAGGAGCAGGTGCGGCGCGACCAGCAGGACGAGGCCGAACTCCAGGCCCTGGTCGACGAGGCGCGCGCCGCGCGCACCCGGGTCGAGGCCGCACGCGAACCGCTGGCGCGCGCGCAGCAGCAGCGCCAGACGCATGCCGCTGCCGTGGATGCGGCGCGCCAGCGCGTCACCGCGGTGCAGGCCGTGGCCGACCGGCGCGACCTGGAGCATCAGCTGGCGCAGCTAAGCGCGGAGATCGAACGCCTGGACGGCGCGTTGAAGGAAGCCACCGCGCTGATCGAGCAGGGCTCGGCCCTCAAGGCCGAGGCCATGCGGATCGAAATCGCCGACGCCGACATCGAGGCGCTGCGCAAGAGCGAACGCGAGCTGGCCAATTTGCAGTTGCAACAACAGGCCAGCGCCACGCGCCTGTCCTACCAGTTGGAAGCCGGCGCCCAGGCGCGGCTGGACGGCCGGATCCTGCAAGGCGCCGACGAGGTCCTGCTGACGGCGGCCGCCGAACTGGAGCTGCCGGGCGTCGGGCGCTTGCGCATCGAACCGGGCGGCAAGGACCTGCCCGCGCTCAAGCGCGAAGTCGACGCGGCCGGCGCGGCCAGCGCGGCCTTGCTGCAGCGCCTGGACGTCCAGAGTCTGGCGCAGGCCGAGCAGCGCTACGCCCGCTACGGCGCCTTGCTGCGCGAACTGGACGGCATGCGCAAGGCGCTGGGCATTCATGCACCCAAGGGCATGGACGTCCTGCGCGGCCAACGCGATGACGCGCTGGCGCGCCGCGCGCAATTGCAGGAACGCCTGGACAAGCTGCCGCCCGCGCCGCAGGCGGACGGCGGCGATCTGCCCGCGGCGCTCCAGGCCCTGCGCGAAGCCGAGTCGGTTTCGGCTCAGGCCGAGACCGCGCTGGCCGCCGCGCAGCGCGCCATGGATACCGACGGCGCGCGCGCCCAATTGCTCGAAAACCAGGCTGCGGCGCGCAGCGCCGAGCTCCAGTCGTCCGAGCGCGCAACGCAGCGGCAGGCCCGTGCGGGCAGGCTCGCCGAAGTCCGCAGCAGCCACGATGAGCTGGAGCGCCGCGTGCGCGAGGCGCAGGCCGCATTGGCTGGCCACCGTCCCGAGCTGGTCGAACAGGATGTGCTGCGCTACGAGAAGTCCGCCGCCATCGAACGCGAGGCGCAGCACAAGCGCCACGGTGAAATCCTGCAATTGCAGGGCAAGCTGGACCAGGCGGGCGCCCAAGGGCTGGGTGAAAGGCTGTCCGAGGCCGAGGCAGCCTGCGAACGCCTGGAACGGCGGCGCGCCGACTTCGCCCGCCGCGCTGCCGCCCTGGAGCTTTTGCAACAGCTGCTGGCCGACAAGCGCGCCGCGGCCACGCAACGCTTGCAGGCGCCGCTGGCGCGCCGGCTGAACCACTATCTGGCGCTGCTGTTCCCCGAGGCCGACCTGCGGTTGGACGATGCCTTGCTGCCCACGGCGCTGCGCCGCGCTGGCGGCGAGGACCTGCTGTCCGCGCTCAGCTTCGGCACGCGCGAGCAATTGGGCATCCTGGCCCGCTTCGCCTACGCGGACCTTTTGCGCGAAGCAGGGCGGCCGACACTGCTGCTGCTCGACGACGCGCTGGTCCATACGGACGACGCGCGGCGCGACTTCATGAAGCGTGCGCTGTTCGACGCGGCCACGCGGCATCAGATCCTGATGTTCACCTGCCATGGCGAAGCGTGGCGCGACATGGGCGTGGAGCAGCGGCGCATCGCTTGA
- a CDS encoding DMT family transporter translates to MSFDRNAWTSYGSTSLFVLLWSGGAIFAKWGLSHASAFGFLLLRFILALAALLLMCAWRRRWLPQPGTRLTVAATGLLLIGGYSICYLLALDHGITPGVLATLLGAQPILTLAVMERRYSLPRLAGLVLALCGLVMVVYQSIGMARFSAAGMAYALAALLCMTSGAMLQKRVRQAPMDVMPLQYLVSLALCLLFVPFQPIRVEWVTGFILPLIWMGLVISVGATLLFYRMIQAGNLVNVTSLFYLVPAGTAALDYLILGNRLSALSLGGMAGILLGLLLVLRSPAPGPKAA, encoded by the coding sequence ATGTCTTTCGATAGAAACGCGTGGACCTCCTATGGCTCCACTTCCTTGTTCGTGCTGCTGTGGAGCGGCGGCGCGATTTTCGCCAAATGGGGGCTGTCCCACGCCTCCGCCTTCGGCTTCCTGCTACTGCGTTTCATCCTGGCGCTGGCCGCGCTGCTGTTGATGTGCGCGTGGCGGCGGCGCTGGCTGCCGCAACCGGGCACGCGCCTGACGGTGGCGGCCACGGGCCTGTTGCTCATTGGCGGCTATTCCATCTGCTACCTGCTGGCGCTGGACCACGGCATTACGCCGGGGGTGCTGGCCACGCTGCTGGGCGCGCAGCCCATCCTGACGCTGGCGGTGATGGAAAGGCGTTATTCATTGCCGCGCCTGGCGGGCCTCGTCCTCGCCCTGTGTGGGCTGGTGATGGTGGTCTACCAGAGCATAGGAATGGCGCGCTTTTCCGCGGCCGGCATGGCCTATGCGCTGGCCGCGCTGCTCTGCATGACCAGCGGCGCGATGCTGCAGAAGCGCGTGCGCCAGGCGCCCATGGACGTCATGCCGCTGCAGTATCTGGTCAGCCTGGCGCTGTGCCTGCTGTTCGTGCCGTTCCAGCCGATCCGCGTGGAGTGGGTGACGGGCTTCATCCTGCCGCTGATCTGGATGGGCTTGGTGATCTCGGTGGGCGCGACCCTGCTGTTCTACCGCATGATCCAGGCCGGCAACCTCGTCAACGTCACCAGCCTGTTCTACCTGGTTCCCGCCGGCACCGCGGCCCTGGATTACCTGATCCTGGGCAACCGGCTGTCGGCGCTGAGCCTGGGCGGAATGGCGGGGATCCTGCTGGGGTTGTTGCTGGTGCTGCGTAGTCCGGCGCCGGGGCCGAAAGCCGCCTAG
- a CDS encoding acyl-CoA dehydrogenase family protein, producing the protein MSVIWNPPLDPQASAWRDKAADLTARAFAPAAAAIDRDQRYPVEHLEPLRESGISGLFIPAEYGGAGASLTSLVAVVETVAQGCASTAAILAALSLGAFPVILGGSAEQKMVLLGGLARDGHAVNFALSERGAGSDAAALLTTAVPEGEGWRIRGEKCWLGNGGHSRHFIVFARTGEPGARNNISAFVVDRDASGVVVDHYEDKMGIRGTTTTNLKLDTWVGAESVVGTLGEGLKLALATLSIGRVVVAAQANGIALCSYAEARDFAVQRQTFGRSIIDHQGVGFKLADAATALSSSRMMTYEAARAYDAGQDIGTLGAMAKLLASETSHSVVDDAMQILAGRGYVKPSAVERCYRDQRITEIYEGTSEIQRVVLARAIKKSAGAAAQR; encoded by the coding sequence ATGTCCGTGATCTGGAATCCCCCGCTCGACCCGCAAGCAAGCGCCTGGCGGGACAAGGCCGCCGACCTGACCGCGCGCGCGTTCGCGCCCGCCGCTGCCGCCATCGACCGGGACCAGCGCTATCCCGTGGAGCATCTGGAGCCGTTGCGGGAAAGCGGGATTTCCGGGCTTTTCATTCCGGCCGAATACGGTGGCGCGGGCGCATCGCTGACCTCGCTGGTGGCGGTGGTGGAAACCGTGGCGCAGGGCTGCGCTTCCACGGCCGCCATTCTGGCGGCGCTGTCGCTGGGCGCGTTTCCGGTCATCCTGGGAGGGTCCGCCGAACAGAAGATGGTGCTGCTGGGCGGCCTGGCGCGCGACGGTCACGCGGTCAATTTCGCGCTGAGCGAGCGTGGCGCGGGCTCGGATGCGGCGGCCCTGTTGACCACGGCCGTGCCCGAAGGCGAAGGGTGGCGCATCCGGGGCGAAAAGTGCTGGCTGGGCAATGGCGGGCATTCGCGCCATTTCATCGTGTTCGCCCGCACGGGCGAGCCGGGCGCGCGCAACAACATCAGCGCGTTCGTGGTCGATCGCGACGCGTCCGGCGTGGTGGTGGACCACTACGAAGACAAGATGGGCATACGCGGCACCACCACCACCAACTTGAAACTGGACACCTGGGTCGGCGCGGAAAGCGTGGTCGGGACGCTGGGGGAAGGGCTGAAGCTCGCCTTGGCGACCCTGAGCATCGGCCGCGTGGTGGTGGCGGCCCAGGCCAACGGCATCGCGCTGTGCAGCTATGCCGAGGCGCGGGACTTCGCGGTGCAGCGCCAGACCTTCGGGCGCAGCATCATCGACCACCAGGGCGTGGGCTTCAAGCTGGCCGACGCGGCCACCGCGCTGTCGTCTTCGCGGATGATGACCTACGAGGCCGCGCGCGCCTACGACGCGGGGCAGGACATCGGCACGCTGGGCGCGATGGCCAAACTGCTGGCCAGCGAAACCTCGCACAGCGTGGTAGACGACGCGATGCAGATCCTGGCTGGACGCGGCTATGTGAAGCCCAGCGCGGTGGAACGCTGCTACCGGGACCAGCGCATCACCGAAATCTACGAAGGCACCTCTGAAATCCAGCGCGTGGTCCTGGCCCGCGCCATCAAGAAAAGCGCGGGCGCCGCCGCGCAACGCTAG